A part of Oncorhynchus masou masou isolate Uvic2021 chromosome 21, UVic_Omas_1.1, whole genome shotgun sequence genomic DNA contains:
- the LOC135507547 gene encoding M-phase inducer phosphatase 2-like, with protein sequence MDLENVTKDFGPVTSRLTSRPDRVPGLSSMSNTVMTSPCINLFSPGPTHLLSPVTNLALNMNNLAGLGSQQCDTPKRKQRVPLLKIPSVASDCSSDAGLGMDSPSPMDPIHVEEMFEKAVLQSGRVVNENMPIRRINSLPLQLLSFSPALKGPVPGSQSQQRHGAFGRLGSAQDTATSSGHSGHGGQGNKENQESFEFKKPTKPMSPCRMRSFHSEGEENKDFAPWPKDFVPALVLSPSQRLSSLDDRRPIFPHRCSLDDDGFLGVLDDGEEECDMPMGMSSLLTAPLVRGRSTSGDDSVWMFGHQMSGSDFFKERQAVILILSHF encoded by the exons ATGGATTTGGAAAACGTTACTAAAGATTTCGGTCCAGTCACCAGTCGCTTGACCAGCAGACCCGACAGAGTCCCGGGCCTTTCCTCCATGTCGAACACGGTGATGACCTCGCCTTGCATCAACCTCTTCTCTCCTGGACCCACTCATCTACTGTCTCCCGTCACTAATCTGGCCCTAAACATGAACAATCTAGCTGGACTTGGGAG CCAACAGTGTGATACTCCAAAGCGGAAACAACGTGTTCCCCTTCTGAAGATTCCTTCCGTCGCCTCTGACTGCTCCTCTGATGCAG GTCTTGGTATGGATTCCCCCAGCCCCATGGACCCCATCCATGTTGAGGAGAT GTTTGAGAAGGCCGTTCTCCAGTCTGGAAGAGTTGTCAATGA AAACATGCCAATCCGAAGAATCAACTCTCTGCCACTGCAGCTGCTGAGCTTCAGTCCGGCTCTGAAGGGTCCGGTCCCCGGGAGCCAGAGTCAGCAGCGCCATGGGGCCTTTGGACGGCTCGGTTCAGCCCAGGATACAGCCACCTCCTCTGGGCACAGCGGTCACGGTGGACAGGGAAACAAGGAGAACCAGGAAAGCTTTGAGTTCAAGAAGCCCACCAAGCCCATGTCACCCTGCCGTATGAGGTCCTTCCatagtgaaggagaggagaataaGGACTTTGCCCCCTGGCCCAAGGACTTTGTCCCAGCGCTCGTG CTATCTCCGTCCCAACGCCTCAGCTCATTGGATGACAGAAGACCCATCTTCCCGCATCGCTGCTCCCTTGACGACGACGGTTTCCTTGGCGTCCTGGATGACGGTGAGGAGGAGTGTGACATGCCCATGGGGATGTCCAGCCTGCTGACCGCTCCGCTTGTGAGGGGCCGCAGCACGTCGGGAGATGACTCGGTATGGATGTTTGGCCACCAGATGTCTGGTTCTGATTTCTTCAAAGAAAGACAGGCAGTCATTTTAATTTTGAGTCATTTTTAA